The sequence below is a genomic window from Kiloniellales bacterium.
GTCCTCCGCCCGAGAGACCGCCATGTGGCTCGTGCTGACCGTCACCCTGCCGCTGTTCTTCGTGATCCTGGCCGGCTATCTGACCGCGCGGCGGGGCCTGATCGACGCGGCGGGCATCAAGGGCATCACAGGTTTCGTCTTCTACTTCGCCTTGCCCTTGATGCTCTTCTACCTCATGGCGACCTCGCCGCTGGCCGAGCGCTTCGATCCGCGCTTCTTCCTGGCCTACCTGGGCCTCGCGCTGGCCTTCCACGGCCTCGGCATGGCGGTGACCCGCTGGGGATTCGACTGCCGGCTCAACGAGCAGGCGGTCGGCGGTTTCTCCTGCTGCTTCGGCAACAACGTCTTCATCGGGCTGCCGATCGCGCTCTCGCTCTTCGGGCCGGAGGCGGCCCTGCCGATGGCGTTGCTGATCGTCATCGAGGGCGGCTTCGTCATGCCCTACACGGTGGCCCTGCTGGAGATCGCACGAGCCCCCGCCGGCCGGCAGTGGCGCGCGGTCCTGCCGGCCGGCGCGGCGGTCCTGCGCAACCCGATCATCGTGGCCGCCTTCCTGGGCGCCGGCGCGGCGCTGGTGGAACTGCCCCTGCCCGAGCTCTTCGTCGGCCTGGTCGAGCTGGTGCGCGGCGCCGCCGTGCCTTGCGCGCTCTTCGCCCTGGGCGCCAGCCTGGCGGGTTTCCCGCTGTCGGAGAAGGTTGCGGAGACGGCGGTCCTGGTGACGGTCAAGCTGCTGGCCTTTCCCGTCGTGGTGTTCCTGATCCTGGGCCTGATTCCGGGGCTCGACCCGGACTGGCGCAAGATGGGCGTGCTGGCCGCCGCCATGCCGATCGGGGCCAACGTCTACCTGCTGGCCAACCGCTACGAGAGCTACGTCGCCCGCGCCTCCACCGCCACCCTGATCTCCACCGCGATCTCCGTGGTGACCGTGACCCTGCTGGCGGGGCTGCTGGCGCAGACTTGAGTCACGGCCCGGTTGCGGCAAAGGCCTCGCAGAGATCGTTGAGGCAGCAGTCCGGGCACTTCGGCGCCCGGGCGCGGCAGGTCTTCTTGCCGAACTCCAGCAGCCAGAGGTGCCCCTGGGCCAGGGCCCAATCCGGCGCCCGGTCCTCGAGCGACCTGGCGGTGTCGGCCTCGCTGCGGCCACGGGCCAGGCCAATGCGGTTGCAGACCCGGTGGACGTGGGTGTCGACCGCGATGGTGTCCTGGCCGAAGGAGAAGTGCAGCATGATGTCGGCGCACTTGCGGCCGATGCCGGGCAGGCCCATCAGGCCCTTGCGGTCCCGCGGCACCCGCTTGCCGTGCTCCTCGATCAGGGCGTGACAGAGGCGCTTGAGGTTCCGGGTCTTGGTGTTGTAGAGCCCGGCCGGGCGGATCGCCCGGGCGACCGCCGCGTCATCCAGGGCCAGGATGCCCTCGGGCGTGTCGGCCAAAGCGAAGAGCGCGTTCTTGGCCTTCGCGGTGTTGGAGTCCAGGCTCTGGGCCGAGAGCAGGCAGGACACCAGGGCCCGGAAGGCGTCCGCGTCCTCCTTGACGTGGCGCGGCCGCGGGCCCTTCGGCGCCCGCGCCTCCAGCCGCCGGAACAGCTCCTCGATCTGGGTTTCGTGCAGCACGATCGCTCCTCGTTTTGGCGTCGCATTGCCTACGCTTCGTCCGAGGCCCTGGATGATCTCAGGCTAGCGCAATCTCCGCCTGCCCGAGACGCGTAGAGATCCGGGAGCGCACAAGAAATGAACGGAAAGCCGGCGGCGATGGTCCGAGGACAAAAACGATCCGACCTGCAGGTCGTCTGGTTCAAGCGCGATCTGCGGGTCCAAGACCATGGCGCGCTGGCCGAGGCCGCAGCGCAAGGGTCATTGCTGCCGCTTTACATTGCCGAGCCGGATTTCTGGAGCCAGCCGGACGCCTCGGCCCGGCAGTGGGCCTTCGCGGCCGAAGGCCTGTGCGAGCTTCGGAGCGACCTGGCGCGCCTCGGCCAGCCTCTGGTGATCCGAACGGGCGATGTCGTTGAGGTTCTGGCCGACATCGACGACACCTTGGGGATCGCCGCGCTCTGGTCGCACCAGGAGACCGGCAATGCCTGGACCTTTGCCCGCGACCAGAGGGTCGGGGCCTGGTGCCGGGATCGCGGAATCCCCTGGCATCAGCCGCGCCAGAACGGCGTGGTCCGGCGGCTCGCATCGCGCGACGGCTGGGCCCGCAACTGGGACCGCTTCATGGCCGAGGCGGTGACCCCGGCGCCCTCGACCCTGGCGCCGCTGGACGGCCTCGATCCCGGTGCCCTGCCGCGCGGCGGCGACCTGGGCCTGGCCGAGGATCCCTGCCCGGAACGCCAGAGCGGTGGCCGGGCCGCCGGTCTCGAGCGGCTGACCAGCTTCCTCGAGCATCGCGGGAAGCCCTACCGCCGGGCCATGTCGAGCCCGACGACCGCCTTCGAGGCTTGCTCCCGCCTTTCGCCGCACCTGGCCTGGGGCACGGTCTCGATGCGGGAGGTGGCGCAGGCGACCTGGGCCCGCCAGCGCGCCGTCAAGGTCGCGCCCGAGGGACAGCAGGGCTGGCGCGGCGCGCTCAGCTCTTTCTCCGGCCGGCTGCATTGGCACTGCCACTTCATGCAGAAGCTGGAGGACCAGCCCCGGCTGGAGGCCGAGGCCCTGCACTCGGCCTACGCCGGCTTGCGCCCGGCCGAGCCCGATCGCGCGCGGCTGGCCGCCTGGAGCCGGGGCGAGACCGGGCTGCCCTTCGTCGACGCCTGCATGCGGGCCTTGCGCGCCACCGGCTGGCTGAACTTCCGCATGCGCGCCATGCTGATGGCGGTGGCCAGCTATCATCTCTGGCTGGACTGGCGGGCGCCGGGGCTGCACCTGGCGCGGGTCTTCACCGACTACGAGCCGGGCATTCACTGGCCGCAGGTGCAGATGCAGTCCGGCACGACCGGGATCAACGCCGTCCGGATCTACAACCCGGTCAAGCAGGGCCTGGACCAGGACCCGGAGGGCGCCTTCACCCGCCGTTGGCTGCCCGAGCTGCGCGAGGTGCCGGACGCCCACCTGCACCACCCTTGGACCTGGGAGCAGAGCGCGCGCCTGCTGGACAAGGCCTATCCCGCCCCCATCGTCGATCACCTGGCCGCGGCCAAGGCGGCGCGACAGAAAGTCTGGGCGCTGCGCGGCAGCCAGGCCTACCGGGCCGAGGCGGCGCGGATCCAGGCCAAGCACGGCAGCCGCAAGAGCGGCATCCCGACAACCGGCCGCCGTCGCAAGGCCTCTGCAGACAAGCGCCAGATGGCGCTGGAGGCCTGAGCCTTGGCGACACGCAAGAAGGCCGAGCTGCCCCGCAAGCTCTGCGCGCGCTGCGGCCGGCCCTTCGCCTGGCGCCGCAAGTGGGCCCGGGTCTGGGATCAGGTCAGGTACTGCTCAGAACGCTGCCGGCGGGCGCGCTAGGCTTCGTCGATCGGCCGGTTCGCGGTCCAGTCGAAGGTCCCGGCGTCGCGCTCGCGCACCGCCTGCTTCCAGCCCACCTCCTCGGCGCGGCGCTTGAAGTTGAGGCCCTCGGGCGAATGCCGGGTGATGCCGTCGAAGATCGTCGCGATCATCTGGGTGTTCCTGAGGCCCATGTTCTCCAGCGCCTGGTTGACCATCAGCTTCTGCATCATCAGCTGGTTGACCGGGACCGTGGCGATCCGCTCGGCCAGGCGCTCGACCTCCGCATCCAGCGCCGCGGCCGGCACAGCCTTGTGGACCAGCCCCATGGTCTCGGCCTCGCGGCCGTCGATCCGGTCGCCGGTGAAGAGCAGGCGCTTGGCCTTCTCGGGCCCGAGCCGGTAGACCCACATCGCCGTGGTCGGACAACCCCAGACCCGGACCGGCATGTAGCCGATCTCGGCGTCCTCGGCCATGACGACGAGGTCGCAGCAGAGCGCGATGTCGGAGCCGCCGGCCACGGCGTAGCCCTGGACCTTGCAGATCACCGGCCGGTGGCAACGCCAGAGGCTCATGAAGTGCTCGGTGTTGCGCATCATGAAGGCGTAGTCCTGCATCGGGTCCCAGGGCATCTCCTGGGTCACGCTGTTGGCACCGCCGGCCTCGGCGTAGGCGGCCAGGTCGTAGCCGGCGCAGAAGGCCCGTCCGGCCCCGGAGAGCACGATGACGTGCACGCCCGGATCGCCGGAGGCGGTCTCGACGGCGGCGGCCAGCGCGGCCGGCACCTCGTCGTCGATCGCGTTGAGCACCGCCGGCCGGTTCAAGGTGATGCGGCCGATCCGGCCGTCCTTCTCGTAGATGACTTTGGACATGCCAGTCCTCCCTGATCGGCCAAACGGGGACCGTCGCGCCCCGCTCAGTAAATCTCCTCGAAGTCGCCGTGGCGGCCGAGGCCGTCCTTGAAGCGGGTGGCGCCGGCGACGCCGTCCTTCACCAGGGCCTCGCGGCCGTTGTACCACTCCTGGATCAGGGCATCGCGGGTCGGCAGGCCATGGCTGCGGAGCGCCGAGCGGCGGTCGGCGCGGACGCAGACCGGGGGGAAGCGCGCGATATCCCGGGCCAGCTCTTCGGCCTTCTGGCGGACCTCGCCGTTCGGGACCAGGTACTCGCAGAGGCCGATGCGCAGGCACTCCTCGGCCGGGACCTGGCGCCCGGTCAAGATGATCTCTAGCGCCCGGCCCTGGCCGACGATGCGCGGCAGGCGCACCGTGCCGCCGTCGATCAGGGGCACGCCCCAGCGACGGCAGTAGACCCCGAAGTAGGCGTCCTCCTGCATGACCCGGAAATCGCACCAGAGGCCCAGCTCCATGCCGCCGGCCACGGCCGGGCCGGCGATGGCCGCGATCACCGGCTTGTCGAGTTCCAGCCGGGTCGGCCCCAAAGGCCCGCGAGGGATCTCGCCGCCGTTGCCGCGCGGCCCGGCCGGCGGGATGTCGAGCTCGCCCAGCGGATGGTCGGCGTCGAGGGTGGAAACGAACTTGAGGTCCCAGCCGGCGCAGAAGGCGCCGCCTTCGCCGTAGAGCACCGCGACCCGCGCCTCCGGGTCCGCATCGAAGTCGAGGAAGGCCCGGGTCAGGGCATCCGCGCTCTCCGGATCCATGGCGTTGCGCGCCTCCGGGCGGTCGTGGATCACCGTCCAGACTTGGCCATCCTTTTCGAGTCTCACCGTCATGCTTGGCGTCTCCCCTGGTTCCTGGCTGCCGGTATCAGACAGGCCCGTGGGGATCTTGGCAAACCCGGATCAGAGGCGCGGCCGCAGATCAAGAACGGCTCAGGTCGCCGGGACCTGAGCCGTGGGTCTTGATCCCTCTCCTTGAGGACGGGCCGGTCAGCGGCCCTGGGAGCGCCAGCGCTGGACGATCTCGCGGACGAAGTCCTCGTTCTCGTGCGGGCTCTGCCAGGAGGTCGTGAAGTCGGCCGTCTCGCTGCGCGGGCGGCGGTCCTCCGGCAGAGGATCGAAGCAGAGGCGCATCGGCACCGAGACGCCCTCGCCCACCGCGATCGCTTCGCCGTTGCCGAGCGACGGCAGCGACTGCTCGAAGCCCTGGGAGGAGTCCGAGATGATCGCGCGCAGGATCTCCTGGTCGAACTGGTTGGTCATCCGCATGGCGAAGACGGTGTTGCACTGGGACAGGATCTCTGTCGCGATCTCGGACGGCCGCTGGCTGACCAGGCAGAGCGAGACGCCGTACTTGCGGCCCTCCTTGGCGATCCGCGCGAGCGCGACCTTGGTCGGCTCGAAGCCGAGGCCGTTCTGCGCGGCATAGCGGTGCGCTTCCTCGCAGACCAGCAACACCGGCACACGCCGGTCGGCCCAGATCGCGAAGTCGAAGGTGATCCGGCAGAGCACCGAGACCACGACGTTGACGATCTCGGAGGGCACGCCCGAAAGGTCGAGGATCGAGATCGGCTTGCCGTCGACCGGGATCCGGAACAGCCGGCAGAGGATCTTCTCCATGTTGTCGCGGACGCTGACCCCGCCGAACATGAAGCGGTAGCGCGGGTCGCCCTGCAGAGCCGCGAGCCGGGACTTCAGGCGCTGGTAGGGGGCGCTGCTGTCGGCCTTCTCGAGCTTACCCATCGCCGTGTCGATGTACTGCATCAGGTCGGTCAGGCGATAGGGGACCGGCGTGTCGACGGTGATCCGGCTGTTGCGCTCGCCGTCCTTGAGGAACTGCGTCTTCACGGCCGGCAGGGCCTCGGTGAGGATCGCGATTTCCGCCTTTTCCGCCTGCTCCGCGCCGCCCAGGACCACGCCGAGGAACTCGTTGAACTCCAGCATCCAATAGGGCAGCTCCAGGTTGCCGGTGTCGATGATCTCGGCGCTGCCGGGGAAGGCGCTGGCGTACTCGTTGTGCGGGTCGAGCAGCACGATGTGGCTCTGCGCGTTCTTCTCGATGATCGCCTGCAGCATCAGGGTCGTGGCGCAGGACTTGCCGCAGCCCGTGGTCCCCAGGATCGCGAAGTGCTTGCCCAGAAGCTCGTTGTTCATGACGTGGACCGGGACCTGGCGGTCCTGATGCAGGGTCCCGACCCGTGAGGTCTGCTTGTTCGGGGTCGCATAGACGCGCATCAAGTCCGCCTTGACGGTGGTCAGCACCGGCGCGTTGAGCTGCGGCGGCGAGGAGACGCCACGCCGGAAGGCGGTCCAGCCGTCGCCGGCCTTGAGCACCTCGCCTAGGAGCTCGACCTCGAGGGTCATCATGTCCTTCTGGCCGGACTCCTCGGCCGGCAGCGGCATGGAGAGGCCGCTGACCACCCCGAAGACGATCGAAGCGCCGGTCTGCATCTTGACCAGGGCGCCCATCTGGAGCTGTGAGGCCGCAGGCGACTGGGGATCGTCGATGATGGCGACGACCTGGGAGCCGGTGACGAAGGCGACCCGGGCGACCGGCATGGAGGGCGCCATGTTCGGCGCCGCGCGCGAATCGGTGTGGGGCTTCGCCTGCAGGACTCCGCCCTCCCGTCCGGCTGGCACCTGGCCTGCGGCAGGTTCGGGCGCAGCGGCGGTCGGGGCCGCTGGCGCCGCAGGGGCAGGAGCGGGAGCCGCGGGCGCCGTGGCCCGGGGGGCGCAGGCCGCCGGCGGCGCGGCGGCGGGCGCCGGATCGGCCGATCCGGGCGCCGCCGGCATCGGCCGGGATTCGGCCGAAGGCGCCGCAGCCGCCGGTCCGGGCTCCGCCGTCGTCGTGGCGGCCGCCGGGTTCACGGGCGCCGCAGCCGCCTCCGTCTCAGCCGGCTTGCCGGCGGTCCGGTCCAGAATCTCGTGGAGTCGTTCCGCCCGGTTCGCCAGCTCGATCGCGGCGAGATCGTCGTCGGAAAGTTCGGGCTTGGAAAGGGGGTTCTTCATGCCTGCGCCCTCCTGACGCGTCTTGCCGGCAGGCGGACCGTGACGCAGGTGCCGGCGCCGAGCTTGCTCTGGATCTGTAGGGTGCCGCCGTGAAGCTCCGTGAAGGCCTTGGCCAGCGGCAGGCCGAGACCCGTTCCCTCCTGGCGCCGGTCGCTGTCGGCTTCGACCCGCTGGAACGGCGCCAGGGCTTTCGGCAGATCTTCCTCGCGCATGCCGATGCCGGTGTCCGCGACAAAGAAGGCCATCGAGGCGTCCTTTTGCGCCTGCGCCTGGAGCAGGACGCGGCCACCTTCGGGCGTGAAGTTCACGGCGTTGGACAGGAGGTTGACGAGAATCTGTCGCAGCCGCTGTTCGTCGCCCCAAAGCCCAGGCAGATCGGGGTCGGCACGGACCTCCAGGGCGATACCGCGCGCCTCGGCGAGGCCGGATACCGAAGTCCGGCAGGCGCCCAGGAGGGCCGCGCAGTCGACCGGATCTTCCCGCAGCGTAATCTCGCCGGATTCCAGCTTTGCGGCGTCGAGGACGTCGTCCAGGATCGCCAGCACGTGAACGCCTGCCTCATGGATATGGTCGGCACACTTGCTGGGATCGGCGGCCTCGGCGCCGGCCGCCGGACCCGAGGGGCCCCGACCGCGCAGCACGTCGGACAGGCCGACGATCGCGTTCAGCGGCGGCCGCAGCCCGCGGCTCAGGCCGGCCAGGAACTGGGTCTTGGCGGTGCTGGCGGCCTGGGCCCGCAGCATCGCCGCCTCCGCGCTCTCGGCGGCACGCTCGGCCTGGCGCTTCGCGGCCTGGAGCGCGCGCTCCTTGCGGCGGCGACCGGCCAGGGATCCAAGCTGCTCGGCATAGACCAGGCCCGCGGAAGCCGACTTTGTCCTGGGAGATCGAGACTGTCGCATGGAAATATGAGTAATTCTGCTGATAAGATCAGCAGCAATCTAGAGATAACTCCTAAATAATACATAAATCGGATAGATTATATTTCCCTGCCGCCAGCACAACCTGACATAATTCCTGTCCGGTTCGGGGCCCAGCGACGGTCCGGAGACCCGGGTGCCAGCCTCGGCCGGCTGCCCAGACGAGGCCGCGCTCAGCCCCGCGGCTTGCTCTCCTGCCATTGGGCCAGGGCGGCGTGGGCCGCGGTCTCGGCCTTGGCGGCGTAGTCGGCGGCGGTCTCGGTCGGGACCGAGAGCTCGATCACGTAGCCGTTGGGATCGCGAAAGTAGATCGAGTGGATGAAGCCGTGGTCGGCGACCCCGCGGGTCTCGATCCCGGCGGCCTTGCCCTTAGCGAAGAGGGCCTCCTGGGTGTCGCGATCGGTCTCCAGCGCGATGTGCAGGTCGAAGTCGTGCTGCTCCTTGAACTCGAAGGGCTGCGCCGGGGCCTCGAAGAAGGCCAGGAAGGAGCCGTCGCCCAGGCGGTAGAAGCTGTGCAGGACGCTGGTCTCCCGTCCGGTCTTGGTGACCTTGATCTCGAAGGCGTCGGCCAGGGGCAGGCCGAGGAAGTCCTCGTAGAACTTCCGAGTCTCCTCGGAATCGCGGCAGCGATAGGCGTTGTGGTGCAGGCCTTTGATCATGGATCGCACTCCTTCGATGACGAGATCAGTCTCGCGCCGGGCCGACGAATCGATCAACCGCTTTCGCGGCCATCCAGACGTCCGGCGAATGACGTCTCGGACTTCCCCCCATCCTACATTTGTCGGATACCGCTCCGGGACAAGATGCATCATCATGGGATGCCTTCGCCGGCGGGGCGCCAAGTCAGGCTCTTCGGAGACGGATCAAGAGGATCCCGAACGGAACGGCGACCCGAGAACGATGCGGAATCTCAGCGAAAGACAGAAGCGGCTGCTGCTCGCCGGTCTGGGCAGCTTGTGCTTCCTGCTGCTGCTCGCGCTCGAGATCGTCACGGAAAGCGACGAGCTTTCGCTGCCCGACGTTGTCATCGACGGTATCGGCATTCTCTTGACCATCGGCGCGGCCGTCGGCGTCGCCCTGCTCGCCCTACGCATAGAGAGCCAGCACCGGGAGAAGCTGTCCCTGATCCGCGACCTGGAGTTCGCGCGCGCCGAGGGCAACGCCTGGCGGAACAAGGTGCGGAGCCATCTGGCTGGCCTGAAGGCGGGCATGGATATCCAGTTCCAGGACTGGGGCATGACCGCCGCCGAGCGGGAGATCGGCCTGCTGATCCTCAAGGGCCTGAGCCACAAGGAGATCGCCGTCCTGCGCGCCACCACCGAGCCGACGGTGCGCCAGCAGGCGCAATCGATCTACCGCAAGGCCAAGCTGCCCGGCAAGACTGCCTTCTGCGCCTACTTCCTCGAGGACCTCTTCGCCGAAGAAGACGGTCCGGCCCGCCTCGACGCGGCCTCTTCGGGAACTGTCTCTGACAAGCTCTCTCCGGAGCAAAGCACGCCGCCCGCCTCCGATTGACTCAATCCAGAATCAGGCCGGCACTTCTTCCGACAATTGTACGAAAGCCCCCTTTCCGACGGACGTCGGATTTACGGGACCTCGAACCGGCCGGACGCTGTCTCCATCCACCGGCATCCAAACGGAAAGGAGACAGGTCATGTTTCGATACTGGGAAGAAACATCGCAGTCGCGAAAACCAGCCGGCGGCCCCTCCGTGATGTCCCATCTTAGTTTCTTCGCAGGCGTCCTTGCATTCGGCTTAGCGCTCACCGTTCTGCCGCGAAACGCTGGCGCCCTGGGGGAAGACGAGGAAATCCCCTTCGAGGTCGCCGAGCTCTTCTTCGAGCTCAACGACACCGACGGCGATCTCGGCATACATGGGATGATCGACGGCGGGCCCTGGACCCGGATCGCGATCGAGGATCCGAGGGACCGGACTCTCATGGCGATCTGGACGCTGGGCCGCCTCCGCAAGCAGGCCGTGACCGAGATATTCTTCGAGAGCGCCGAGCCGACCTTCGACGAGCTCGACCCGGCGGATTTCTTCGGACGATTTCCCGAGGGAACCTATGAGGTCGAAGGACGCAGGCAGGACGGCCGGGAGCTGGAGAGCGAGACCGAGGTCACCCACACCCTGCCGGCCCCGCCCGAACCCACTGTCAACGGCCAGCCGCTGGCCGCGGTCTGCGACGACGAGGACCCGGACTTCAATCCGACCGAGGTCAGCGTGCCCGTTACCATCGCCTGGCCGGAAGTCACCGAATCGCACCCGGATCTCGGCAACACCTCGGTCCCGGTGACCATCAACAACTACGAGGTCGTGGTCGAGGTGGTACTGGAGCTGAACGGCGAGGAGTTCGCCTCGGTGTTCAGCACCATCCTGCCGCCCGGCGAGCGGTCGCTGACGATTCCCACCGAGTTCCTCGGCCAGG
It includes:
- a CDS encoding DUF2256 domain-containing protein — its product is MATRKKAELPRKLCARCGRPFAWRRKWARVWDQVRYCSERCRRAR
- a CDS encoding DUF87 domain-containing protein, with translation MKNPLSKPELSDDDLAAIELANRAERLHEILDRTAGKPAETEAAAAPVNPAAATTTAEPGPAAAAPSAESRPMPAAPGSADPAPAAAPPAACAPRATAPAAPAPAPAAPAAPTAAAPEPAAGQVPAGREGGVLQAKPHTDSRAAPNMAPSMPVARVAFVTGSQVVAIIDDPQSPAASQLQMGALVKMQTGASIVFGVVSGLSMPLPAEESGQKDMMTLEVELLGEVLKAGDGWTAFRRGVSSPPQLNAPVLTTVKADLMRVYATPNKQTSRVGTLHQDRQVPVHVMNNELLGKHFAILGTTGCGKSCATTLMLQAIIEKNAQSHIVLLDPHNEYASAFPGSAEIIDTGNLELPYWMLEFNEFLGVVLGGAEQAEKAEIAILTEALPAVKTQFLKDGERNSRITVDTPVPYRLTDLMQYIDTAMGKLEKADSSAPYQRLKSRLAALQGDPRYRFMFGGVSVRDNMEKILCRLFRIPVDGKPISILDLSGVPSEIVNVVVSVLCRITFDFAIWADRRVPVLLVCEEAHRYAAQNGLGFEPTKVALARIAKEGRKYGVSLCLVSQRPSEIATEILSQCNTVFAMRMTNQFDQEILRAIISDSSQGFEQSLPSLGNGEAIAVGEGVSVPMRLCFDPLPEDRRPRSETADFTTSWQSPHENEDFVREIVQRWRSQGR
- a CDS encoding deoxyribodipyrimidine photo-lyase, which translates into the protein MNGKPAAMVRGQKRSDLQVVWFKRDLRVQDHGALAEAAAQGSLLPLYIAEPDFWSQPDASARQWAFAAEGLCELRSDLARLGQPLVIRTGDVVEVLADIDDTLGIAALWSHQETGNAWTFARDQRVGAWCRDRGIPWHQPRQNGVVRRLASRDGWARNWDRFMAEAVTPAPSTLAPLDGLDPGALPRGGDLGLAEDPCPERQSGGRAAGLERLTSFLEHRGKPYRRAMSSPTTAFEACSRLSPHLAWGTVSMREVAQATWARQRAVKVAPEGQQGWRGALSSFSGRLHWHCHFMQKLEDQPRLEAEALHSAYAGLRPAEPDRARLAAWSRGETGLPFVDACMRALRATGWLNFRMRAMLMAVASYHLWLDWRAPGLHLARVFTDYEPGIHWPQVQMQSGTTGINAVRIYNPVKQGLDQDPEGAFTRRWLPELREVPDAHLHHPWTWEQSARLLDKAYPAPIVDHLAAAKAARQKVWALRGSQAYRAEAARIQAKHGSRKSGIPTTGRRRKASADKRQMALEA
- a CDS encoding HAMP domain-containing sensor histidine kinase, encoding MRQSRSPRTKSASAGLVYAEQLGSLAGRRRKERALQAAKRQAERAAESAEAAMLRAQAASTAKTQFLAGLSRGLRPPLNAIVGLSDVLRGRGPSGPAAGAEAADPSKCADHIHEAGVHVLAILDDVLDAAKLESGEITLREDPVDCAALLGACRTSVSGLAEARGIALEVRADPDLPGLWGDEQRLRQILVNLLSNAVNFTPEGGRVLLQAQAQKDASMAFFVADTGIGMREEDLPKALAPFQRVEADSDRRQEGTGLGLPLAKAFTELHGGTLQIQSKLGAGTCVTVRLPARRVRRAQA
- a CDS encoding AEC family transporter, whose protein sequence is MWLVLTVTLPLFFVILAGYLTARRGLIDAAGIKGITGFVFYFALPLMLFYLMATSPLAERFDPRFFLAYLGLALAFHGLGMAVTRWGFDCRLNEQAVGGFSCCFGNNVFIGLPIALSLFGPEAALPMALLIVIEGGFVMPYTVALLEIARAPAGRQWRAVLPAGAAVLRNPIIVAAFLGAGAALVELPLPELFVGLVELVRGAAVPCALFALGASLAGFPLSEKVAETAVLVTVKLLAFPVVVFLILGLIPGLDPDWRKMGVLAAAMPIGANVYLLANRYESYVARASTATLISTAISVVTVTLLAGLLAQT
- a CDS encoding VOC family protein; protein product: MIKGLHHNAYRCRDSEETRKFYEDFLGLPLADAFEIKVTKTGRETSVLHSFYRLGDGSFLAFFEAPAQPFEFKEQHDFDLHIALETDRDTQEALFAKGKAAGIETRGVADHGFIHSIYFRDPNGYVIELSVPTETAADYAAKAETAAHAALAQWQESKPRG
- a CDS encoding crotonase/enoyl-CoA hydratase family protein — translated: MTVRLEKDGQVWTVIHDRPEARNAMDPESADALTRAFLDFDADPEARVAVLYGEGGAFCAGWDLKFVSTLDADHPLGELDIPPAGPRGNGGEIPRGPLGPTRLELDKPVIAAIAGPAVAGGMELGLWCDFRVMQEDAYFGVYCRRWGVPLIDGGTVRLPRIVGQGRALEIILTGRQVPAEECLRIGLCEYLVPNGEVRQKAEELARDIARFPPVCVRADRRSALRSHGLPTRDALIQEWYNGREALVKDGVAGATRFKDGLGRHGDFEEIY
- the nth gene encoding endonuclease III, giving the protein MLHETQIEELFRRLEARAPKGPRPRHVKEDADAFRALVSCLLSAQSLDSNTAKAKNALFALADTPEGILALDDAAVARAIRPAGLYNTKTRNLKRLCHALIEEHGKRVPRDRKGLMGLPGIGRKCADIMLHFSFGQDTIAVDTHVHRVCNRIGLARGRSEADTARSLEDRAPDWALAQGHLWLLEFGKKTCRARAPKCPDCCLNDLCEAFAATGP
- a CDS encoding helix-turn-helix transcriptional regulator, with protein sequence MRNLSERQKRLLLAGLGSLCFLLLLALEIVTESDELSLPDVVIDGIGILLTIGAAVGVALLALRIESQHREKLSLIRDLEFARAEGNAWRNKVRSHLAGLKAGMDIQFQDWGMTAAEREIGLLILKGLSHKEIAVLRATTEPTVRQQAQSIYRKAKLPGKTAFCAYFLEDLFAEEDGPARLDAASSGTVSDKLSPEQSTPPASD
- a CDS encoding crotonase/enoyl-CoA hydratase family protein is translated as MSKVIYEKDGRIGRITLNRPAVLNAIDDEVPAALAAAVETASGDPGVHVIVLSGAGRAFCAGYDLAAYAEAGGANSVTQEMPWDPMQDYAFMMRNTEHFMSLWRCHRPVICKVQGYAVAGGSDIALCCDLVVMAEDAEIGYMPVRVWGCPTTAMWVYRLGPEKAKRLLFTGDRIDGREAETMGLVHKAVPAAALDAEVERLAERIATVPVNQLMMQKLMVNQALENMGLRNTQMIATIFDGITRHSPEGLNFKRRAEEVGWKQAVRERDAGTFDWTANRPIDEA